The genome window ACCACTCGGACGACATCCTGCTGATCCCCGGCACCTCCTCGCTCCAGCACCTGGAGGAGAACGCCGCTGCGGCATCGATCACGTTGTCCGACACCGACATTGCGGAGTTGGAGGGCGCTGCCTGAGCCCAGCCGATCAGAGCTCGCGCCGGAACAGCCGCATCGTGGCAGGCGAACCGTCCGGGTGCGTATCGGTCACCGACACGAACTCTCGCACGAAGCCGAAGCCGGCTCTCTCAGCAACACGGAGAGAGCCGGCGTTGCCGGGTTCGATACGTAGCACGGCTCGTGGCCCGATGCCGTGTTCCTGGATGTACCCGCACATCAACTCGACCGCTTCGGTCGCCACACCCTTGCGGCGTGCCCACGGATGGGTCGCGTAACTGATGTTCACGTCGCCCGGGTCGGTCCCGTCGGTGATGTCCGGGTTGCACTCGACGTACCCGGCGAGGCGACCGTCGAGACACACTCCGAACCCGCGTTTACCCTGCCCCGCAACCGCATTCGCCGCCAGCTGCCGAAAATGCCGGCGCGCGGAGTCCACGGTGCCCGCTTCACCGGTCAGCCACCGCACAGCCTCCGCGTCCTCCCCGGCGTTGTGCGCCTCGATGTCCGACTCGACGAGCGGCCGCAGGGTGACCTCGGCCATCAGCTCAGCGTGGACTCGATCGCCGCAACCACACGCGGGTCGTCAGGTGTGACCTGCGGGCTGAAGCGCTGCACGACAGCTCCGTCGGCACCGATGACGAACTTCTCGAAGTTCCACTGGACGTCACCGTCGTTGCCGTCCTGGTCGGTGGCCTTCGTGAGCTCCTGATAGACGGCGTGGCGGCCGTCGCCGTTCACATCGATCTTCTCGGTCAATGGGAAGGTGACGCCGTAGGTCGCGCTGCAGAACTCCTGGATCTCGTCGGCGGAGCCGGGCTCCTGGCCGCCGAACTGGTTGCATGGGAAACCCACGACGGTGAATCCTCTGGATTCGTAGTCCTTCTGGAGAGTCTCCAGCGCGGTGTACTGCGGTGTCAGCCCGCACTTGCTGGCCACGTTGACCAACAGGGCGGGGCGACCCTGGGTGATGTCGGCCAGTGTGCCGGTCGAGCCGTCGAGGCGGGCGATGTGTGCGTCAAGGATCATCATACAGCGACTGTATGACGAGGCGCCGTCCCGTCAGCACCCGCCGGCGCCTGCCGCTTGCCCGGACGGATCAACAACCCTGCCACGAGCCCGCCCACGATGCCGAGGATGCCTGCGACGAGCGCCGCCAGGCGCAGCCCGTCAACTGCGGAGAGCTGCACGAGGTGATCGGCCGCGGGCCGCACACTTGCTGGCACGTGTGCCAGGACGGCGTGAGCTTGTCCACCGGCGATCGCAGCGGCTGTCTCGGAGGGGTGTGGCGCTCCGGTCCCGACCACCACGGTCTTGATGCGAGCGGCGAAAATCGTTCCGAGAGCTGCGATCCCGAGGGCGAAGCCGAGCTGCCGCGCGGTGTTCACGGCACCGGCCGCCATGCCGCCCCGATGTGCGGACACGGCCGCCATCGCGGTCGAGCTGAGGGTCGGTGCGGAGAGGCCGACACCGACGCCGCACACGATCAAACCGGGAACCAGGGCGGTCCAGGTCGCGCTCGCTCCGGATAGCCGCCACGCCACGAGCAGCCCGCCGACGCCGGTGAGTCCGATGCCGAGCCCGACAGCCAGCCAGTTCCGTCCGTCGTGCGTGAGTCGGCCGACACTCGCGCTGGTCACGAACGACGCGACGGCCAGCGGCAGTGTCGCGAGACCGGCCTGCGCCGGCGACATACCCCGCACCGACTGCAGCCAGATCGACGCGTAGGTCAGATAGGCGAAGGCCGCTGCGGACAGGATGAATCCGGCGATCAGGGCACCGGCGAAGGGTCCGCTGCGCAGCAGCGACAGGTCGAACATCGGGTGATCGGTGCGCGACTGGGCGACGATGAACCCGGTGAGCATGACGATCGACAACGCGAACGAGATCAGCACCGTTGCCTCGCCCCAGCCGTGCTCGTTCGCCCGGATCAACCCGTAGGTCAGCGCCGCTGCGAAGACGGTGAATGTCGAGATGCCGACGAGGTCGAGCGGTGAGCGATGGCGCTGGCTCTCCGAGAGCACGACGAAGCACAGCACGATCGCGGCGATCGCGAAAGGCAGGTTGACGAAGAAGATCCAACGCCAGGACAGGTGCTCGGTCAGCAGGCCACCGGCGATCGGCCCGATCGCCGCAGCCGCACCCGAGACGGCTCCCCAGATGCCGTAGGCCGTGCCCCGGTCGCGTCCGGTGTAGCTGCGATTGAGCAGGGCGAAGGTCGTCGCGAACATCGCAGCACCACCGAGACCCTGTATGCCGCGCGCGACGACCAGCACGGCGGGGCTTCCGGCGGATCCGCAGACGGCGGAAGCCAATGCGAACAGCGAGAGCCCCGCGACATACGCCGATCGGTGCCCGAGCCGGTCGGCGAGCGACCCGATCCCGAGCAGGAAGCGGCGAGCACGAGTGCGTAGCTGTCGACGACCCACTGCAACGAGCTGAAGTCGGTTCGCAGATTGACTGCCATGTCGGGTAACGCGACGTTGACGATGGTCACGTCGACGAGAAGCATCAGTGTCCCGATGCAGATGGTGAGCAGTGGTAGCCATTTGCGCATGAGATGTCACCCCTTCGGTGATCGACCTGGTTGTCGATGTGATGACGTGCACGTGGCCGGGGGATCGACAGCCCGAACCGGCGATAGCAACTGTGCCGGGCGGTGTATCAGGGTGCCAGCCAGGACCCATCAGGCGTAGATTTCCTCCATGGCGAAGGAGATTGCGAACGGATCCGTCATTCGGAACGAGCTGGACCTGCGGATCGCCCACTGTCTGCAGGTCGCGCCGCGCGCGGCGTTCTCGGTGATCGCCTCGGTGCTCGGTGTCTCGGAGCAGACGGTCGCTCGCCGTTATCGCAGGATGCGCAGTGCAGGAGCGGTGCGCGTTGTCGGGTTCATCGACCCGGGCCCCACCGGCAGGCAGAACTGGATGTTGCGGCTGTTCTGCCGGCCCGATACCTCGGTGGGGATCGGCCGGGCGCTGGCCCGCCGTGACGATGTTCAGTGGGTCGCGGTCATGAGTGGCGGCACCGAGGTCGACTGTGTGTTGCGTCCGCGCAGCAGTGATGCCCAGGACCAGCTGTTGTTGCGCCAGCTGCCGAAAACAGTTCAGATCACGAGCATCGAGGCGGCGATGGTGCTGCACGTCTACCGTGGCTCCACGAACAGCGACTGGCGTATCGGACCGGAGTTCCTCACCGCTGCGCAGGAGCAGCTGCTGACCGACGGCACGCCGGCGATCACCGGCAGAACGGTGGAGCTCAGCCCGCGGGACGAACCACTGATCGGACTGCTGATGCGGGAGGGACGGGCGACGTACGCGGAACTCCGGGCGGCTTCCGACGGGATGACCGAGGCGCAGGTGCGCCGTCGCGTGACCGAGCTACGGGAGGCAGGACTGCTCCACTTCGACGTCGACATGGACGACGGATTCACCGGCCAGACACTGTATGCACGCGTGCTCGTGACGGTTGCACCGTCGCACCTGGACCCGGTCGGCCGGGCGCTCGGGCAGCATCCCGACGTCCGGTTCTGCGGCGCCACGACGGGGCCCGCGAGCATCACCGCGAGTGTCGCCTTCGAAGACGTCGACGGGCTCTACCGATTCATCTCGCAGGACGTGGGTCGGCTGGACGGTGTCGCGCACACGCAAGTGATCCCGCTCGACCGCACGCTCAAACGCGCCGGGGCTGTCCTGCCCTGACCCCGATCAGACCGCCGTGCCGACGAGCGTGCCGACGCCGTACGTGATGGCCATCGCGAGCATGCCGCCGAGCACGTTGCGTATGACGGCCGGCCGGGCTGGTGCCTCACCGAGACGCGCGCTGACCGCGCCCGTGACGATCAGTGCGATCGCGACGGCGACGAAACAGATCGGCACCCGCAGCCCCGGGGCGGGCAGCAGGATCGCGACGAGTGGGATCAGGGCACCGACGGTGAAGGACAGGAACGACGCGCCCGCGGCTTCCCAGGGGTTGGTGAGTTCGTCGGGATCGATGCCGAGCTCGACCTCTGCGTGTGCGGCCAAAGCGTCGTGCTCGGTGAGCTCCCGCGCCACCTGGGCCGCGAGCTCCCGGCGCAGCCCTTTCGACTGGTAGATCTGGGTGAGTTCCTCCAGCTCCTCCTCGGGGAGTTCGCGCAGCTCGTGCTTCTCCTTGCGGATCATTGCGCGTTCGCTGTCCCGCTGTGTGCTGACCGAGACGTATTCGCCTGCAGCCATTGACAATGCGCCGGCGACCAGGCCGGCGACACCAGCAATGAGGATCTGCGTCCGGTTGGTGGTCGCGCCGGCGACACCAGCCACGATGCCTGCGACGCTGACGATCCCGTCGTTGGCTCCGAGCACTCCCGCGCGCAGCCAGTTCAAGCGGCTGGAGAGCGCTTCGTCCTGTTGCTCGCCCTCGTGCGGCTCGATCGACGACGTCACCGACTGACCTGTGCGCCGGTCTGCTCCGCAG of Flexivirga oryzae contains these proteins:
- a CDS encoding Lrp/AsnC family transcriptional regulator → MAKEIANGSVIRNELDLRIAHCLQVAPRAAFSVIASVLGVSEQTVARRYRRMRSAGAVRVVGFIDPGPTGRQNWMLRLFCRPDTSVGIGRALARRDDVQWVAVMSGGTEVDCVLRPRSSDAQDQLLLRQLPKTVQITSIEAAMVLHVYRGSTNSDWRIGPEFLTAAQEQLLTDGTPAITGRTVELSPRDEPLIGLLMREGRATYAELRAASDGMTEAQVRRRVTELREAGLLHFDVDMDDGFTGQTLYARVLVTVAPSHLDPVGRALGQHPDVRFCGATTGPASITASVAFEDVDGLYRFISQDVGRLDGVAHTQVIPLDRTLKRAGAVLP
- a CDS encoding glutathione peroxidase, whose product is MMILDAHIARLDGSTGTLADITQGRPALLVNVASKCGLTPQYTALETLQKDYESRGFTVVGFPCNQFGGQEPGSADEIQEFCSATYGVTFPLTEKIDVNGDGRHAVYQELTKATDQDGNDGDVQWNFEKFVIGADGAVVQRFSPQVTPDDPRVVAAIESTLS
- a CDS encoding GNAT family N-acetyltransferase, whose protein sequence is MAEVTLRPLVESDIEAHNAGEDAEAVRWLTGEAGTVDSARRHFRQLAANAVAGQGKRGFGVCLDGRLAGYVECNPDITDGTDPGDVNISYATHPWARRKGVATEAVELMCGYIQEHGIGPRAVLRIEPGNAGSLRVAERAGFGFVREFVSVTDTHPDGSPATMRLFRREL
- a CDS encoding VIT1/CCC1 transporter family protein; the protein is MTSSIEPHEGEQQDEALSSRLNWLRAGVLGANDGIVSVAGIVAGVAGATTNRTQILIAGVAGLVAGALSMAAGEYVSVSTQRDSERAMIRKEKHELRELPEEELEELTQIYQSKGLRRELAAQVARELTEHDALAAHAEVELGIDPDELTNPWEAAGASFLSFTVGALIPLVAILLPAPGLRVPICFVAVAIALIVTGAVSARLGEAPARPAVIRNVLGGMLAMAITYGVGTLVGTAV
- a CDS encoding MFS transporter — protein: MGRRQLRTRARRFLLGIGSLADRLGHRSAYVAGLSLFALASAVCGSAGSPAVLVVARGIQGLGGAAMFATTFALLNRSYTGRDRGTAYGIWGAVSGAAAAIGPIAGGLLTEHLSWRWIFFVNLPFAIAAIVLCFVVLSESQRHRSPLDLVGISTFTVFAAALTYGLIRANEHGWGEATVLISFALSIVMLTGFIVAQSRTDHPMFDLSLLRSGPFAGALIAGFILSAAAFAYLTYASIWLQSVRGMSPAQAGLATLPLAVASFVTSASVGRLTHDGRNWLAVGLGIGLTGVGGLLVAWRLSGASATWTALVPGLIVCGVGVGLSAPTLSSTAMAAVSAHRGGMAAGAVNTARQLGFALGIAALGTIFAARIKTVVVGTGAPHPSETAAAIAGGQAHAVLAHVPASVRPAADHLVQLSAVDGLRLAALVAGILGIVGGLVAGLLIRPGKRQAPAGADGTAPRHTVAV